The Panicum hallii strain FIL2 chromosome 9, PHallii_v3.1, whole genome shotgun sequence genome has a window encoding:
- the LOC112877186 gene encoding heptahelical transmembrane protein 4-like — MASTVTLEKTTTVQQSGSGGMDVGSPRTVRSPLLMNGRKVGDGEDATDMCCGRRCELVSYDKLPEFLKHNEFIVDYYRSEWPIKEALLSAFSIHNETINVWTHLIGFFVFLAFTVCAATMVPVEYEASHSHLATSTGRLPNITGNAMVLMTSYYSADGAAVAATIKALRNVSVETEAAAALSAPGHRVPRWPFYAYLCGAMFCLLMSSACHLLACHSEHASYVLLRLDYAGITGLIVTSFYPLVYYTFLCDPFLQALYLGFITASGAAAVAVSLLPVFERPELRWARAGLFACMGMSGLVPIVHKMLVFGDRPEAVLTTGYEVAMGASYLAGVAVYATRVPERWMPGRFDLAGHSHQLFHVLVIAGAYAHYLAGLVYLGWRDMDGC; from the exons ATGGCTTCCACGGTGACGCTGGAGAAGACGACCACCGTCCAGCAGAGCGGTAGCGGCGGCATGGATGTCGGGTCGCCCAGGACCGTGAGGTCTCCTCTCCTGATGAATGGGCGCAAggtcggcgacggcgaggacgcCACGGACATGTGCTGCGGGCGCAGGTGCGAGCTGGTCAGCTACGACAAGCTCCCGGAGTTCCTCAAGCACAACGAGTTCATCGTCGACTACTACCGAAGCGAGTGGCCGATCAAGGAGGCGCTCCTCAGCGCCTTCTCCATCCACAACGAGACCATCAACGTCTGGAC GCATCTGATCGGCTTCTTCGTCTTCCTCGCGTTCACCGTGTGCGCCGCCACGATGGTGCCAGTGGAGTACGAGGCGTCTCACTCTCACCTGGCGACGTCCACGGGCCGCCTGCCCAACATCACCGGCAACGCGATGGTGCTGATGACGAGCTACTACAGCGCCGACGGAGCGGCCGTGGCGGCAACAATTAAGGCGCTGCGCAACGTGTCCGTCGAaaccgaggccgccgccgcgctgtcGGCACCTGGGCACCGCGTCCCTCGGTGGCCGTTCTACGCGTACCTGTGCGGCGCCATGTTCTGCCTGCTGATGAGCAGCGCGTGCCACCTGCTGGCGTGCCACTCGGAGCACGCCAGCTACGTGCTCCTCCGCCTGGACTACGCCGGCATCACGGGGCTCATCGTCACCTCCTTCTACCCGCTCGTCTACTACACCTTCCTGTGCGACCCCTTCCTCCAGGCGCTCTACCTCGGCTTCATCAccgcctccggcgccgccgccgtggccgtcTCCCTGCTCCCGGTCTTCGAGCGGCCCGAGCTGCGGTGGGCGCGCGCGGGGCTGTTCGCGTGCATGGGCATGTCGGGCCTGGTGCCCATCGTGCACAAGATGCTCGTGTTCGGGGACCGCCCGGAGGCCGTGCTCACGACGGGGTACGAGGTGGCCATGGGCGCGTCCTACCTGGCCGGCGTGGCGGTGTATGCCACCAGGGTGCCCGAGCGGTGGATGCCCGGGCGGTTCGACCTCGCGGGGCACAGCCACCAGCTGTTCCATGTGCTCGTCATCGCCGGCGCCTACGCGCACTACCTCGCCGGGCTGGTCTACCTCGGCTGGAGGGACATGGACGGGTGCTGA